The sequence TGACCATGTGCAGAGTGAGGCGCGCTTTGCAGCTCTTCTCGATAAAGGAAACGTAGGCGTCTTCGGCATGTCGGCCGGAGGGCTCACCGCGCTCGAATTCTCCGGTGCTACCTGGAGCCTTGCCCGTCTCGTGACCCATTGCGCTCTCCACCTTGAGGAGGATATCCGTTTCTGCGCGTTCGGGGAGGTGAGGGCAGCGGGTGGAAGAGGCCTCGATGAGCAGACGATTAAGCGTCTTAAAACACAATTAGCGACGGGCGCCCAATCGGGCATGGTGGACGCAACGGAATACAGTTATGAGGATAAAAGAGTCAAAGCTGTGGTTGCCGCTGTCCCGGCTTCTGCCCTCATCGATCCGGCAAGCTTGCGCACACCACGGGTGCCCACAGCGCTGATAGCAGCCGACATGGACCAGGAACTTGCACCCAAGTGGCACGTGCTTGCCATCGAGATGGCGTGCACTACCTGTGTTGTCCTCGCCACACTTGAACACGGAGGCCACATGTCCATCCTCTCCCCCATGCCGCAAGGTATCGCCCATGATCTTGGCCCGTGGGCCGAAGATCCTCCGGGATTTGACCGTAAGGTCCTCACTCGCGTCTACAAGGATATCGCTTTATTCTTCCGGAGCCACATTTTAGGCAAAGACGAGGCCGCGCCCGGCAAAATTTGAAATTTGAAATCTCAAATTTGAGATTGCCCGCGCGAGACGCGGGCCAAGGGCCAGGAAACGGGAAAATGGTTGAATGGGGAAATAGGAATCGTGAAACGGAAGGATCGTGAACCGTGAATCGGGAGAAAGGAAAGAACATGGTGTCTCACCCCTTACCGTCTCCCGATCCCCGAGCCACGTTTATTGATACACAATCAATCACCATTTGACCGCCTCACGAATCCCCGTCGGTAATAATGCGCCGTATGCGAGTTACGCGCGGAATACCTGGGAGAGTTTCATAAGCAGACCAAGGTCTCCTTCCACCTTGTACTTGCCGGACATAAACGCCACTTGCCCGGAGAGCTCTCCGTTTGAAATGGCCAGCCAGACCTCTGCAGGGGACTTGATAATCACATCAGGTTTGGGTGCGGGTCCATCCACGTAGGTGCAGGTCCTATCCGATATGACGAGGTGGGCCGTGAACACCTCGGATCCCGTAATATCGAACTGATAGACGGCCTTCATGTCGCCCGCGGCCTCTCTGTTGAACCCCTGGGGCATGTTCCTGATCAGCTCTCTGCAGCTTATGCTGTGAGCAGGTTTTGTTGCTTCCGCAGGCTTCTCTTTTTTTTGTCTGGTTTGGGCCGCCTCTTGCGCCACCATCTGTTTTATCCACTCTTTTCGCATCTCATCGTTCACGACCTGTTTGGTGAAGGTCTGCCCCACAAATGCCTCAAAACCCGCGTAGAGTCCTGAGTCCTGCCAGTAGCGGTAATCGTCACGCATGAACTCTTTTTCGCGGCTCACGAGATCCCCCATGAAGAGATAATTGGTGAGCATGTTATCTGTGACGGGATACGACCGTTTGTCCTTGATGGCGCGTGCGAGATCGCGTGCCAGATCACGTGCCCGCGCCTCTACCGCTTCTTTTCCCAGAAAGCCGCCGGGGCCTACCGCAATGGAAGTGAGGGCACCCACGGAAAAGGCCCCATAGGTCCCGAGTACGCCGGAAAGATAGGCAGCTGTGGCAGTTTCACCCTTGCCGGCGGAGACACTCACGGCGAGTCCCGGTTTCCAGGTGGTCCGCGGCTTGTGACCGAATGCCAAAGACCGGTCAAGAAAGACCTTCATCTGGGCCGTCACGTGTCCGAAATAGACGGGGGATGCGAGAATCAGACCATGCGCTTCAAGCAGTGTGGCAACAATCGAGGCGTGATCGTCATTGCGCCAGCACCGTCCTTTCTCGAGACAGACCCCGCAACCCACGCAGAACTCGATTCTTTTCTGTGCGAGGAAAATTTCCTCGGTGGCTATTCCCTCTGTTTTGAGGGCTTGTGCAACCATCTGAGTCATCTGGCTCGTGTTGCCTATAGCGCCGTGAGGGGTGCCATTGATTATTACTACTTTGTAGTTGTCTTCCATGGTTTGCTCCTTTTGTGATTCGGATTTGGCTTGAACGGCAACATCTCGCGCGGCGCCGGCTTGAGACATTTGCGCTGGACTGATGCCGATCTTTCTTTGATAGTATGCCGGATACCGTTTGTTTACCTGCACACCGATACCAAGCTGGATCAAGGCGGGTAAGAGTATTTGAAAAGCCACGGCCATGATTGCGTTTCGTTGAAGTTGGAAGAGAACGGGGATTGCCCCGACAACGAGGGAAGCGGCAAATAGCCCGCACCAGATCCATGACATGTTTCTATTGATCTTCTTGAATAGCTCGGTCTTCCACAGGATTTCGGGTGTGGTTTTACGCGCGAAATACTCGGTGAAATAAGTCCCTCCCGCAAGAGGCGGGACGATTGCTACTGCAAGGAAACACGCATACAGGAGGCTCGCGGGTAGTGTGCCTAAAACGCGCATAGACTCACCAGGGGCTAACCAGAGACCGGCCGCGTTCAGCACAAAGTAGACCAAGTAAGCCTTGACAACAGGGGATGCCCCTCTTTGTCCCGCCACAATAGCGCCTATAATAATGAGGGCTGCGAGGCTTGCGAGTTTCACTGATGCGAGTTGAACGTGAGATGAACATATGAGCAGGGTGTAAACGGCTATAATTACATGGGGTAAACTACCTGATAAACGTTTCATGAGAGAAGCTCCTTGTCTTTAAGACTCTTGGCCGCCGATACGCGGCGCTGAAAAGTATGGTCGAGCACGTAGTTGCGTAACAGTCTGGCGCCGTGCGTGAGCTCTGCGGTAACGCGCGCATCCTCTTCGTCTGGAAGGTGGCTGGTAAGACGCTCACGCAGGCGCATCATGTGGTCGCTTAGGTCCCTGGCGGCTCTCACGAAGAACGTAAGGTCCCTTGCCTTGATCCCTCTCTTGAGGGCAGCGGCCAGCGCCCGACCGGCTTCTATGTCGTCAGGCCTGTAAGAGCCGTCCGCCCACGGTAAAATGAGGTTAGCCGCAAGAAGCTCGGAGAGCTCTTCGCGAGTAAGGCCGGTTGCCCTCAGGTATTCCTTTTCGTCTACGCTTACGGCCTCTTCCGCCCCGAAGATGACCGCATCCAGCTCCACCAGATGGGTGATGTCTTTACCTTCATCGCTCAACCGAAGGAGTTTCTTGATCCTGTCAAGAGGGAACGAGTAACGCCCCTGCATCCTTTTGATGAATTTTGCCCGTTCTATGCAGGCCGGATTATAGTAGGCCATGTTCCGCCCCGTCCTTGTCGGTTCCGGCAAGAGACCCTGCGCCACGTAGTGGAGAATTGTCGATTTAGGTAGACCCGTTGCCTCGGTCAAATCTTTCATTCTCAGGGTATCTCTGCTGGTTTTCTTTATCATTTGCGCTGCCTCCTTAACCGTCTGGGGACATTATAACACCGATTATATCAAGTGTCAAGTGTTACTTTACACTTATTATACCAAAGGTCTCTTTTGTGCCTGGAATGAGCAGCAGGATTATTTACTATTAAGAAGAGCTAAAGAGATTGCCCGTGTGGGCATCTTGGGACGTGCTTTACGGATGCCGTTTAAGCGCCCGTGGAGACGTCCCGAATTTCTACCTGAATCGGAAGATATGACACCTCACCATTCTGCCACGATATAGTCGGTTGGCTCCTTATAGTCGTAGTATTGCCACCGCTCGATTCTTCGCACCTCAACGATGTTCATATTCCGCTGGATGTTTCTGCTCAAACTGTTTGATACCCGTGCGTGCAAACTTATTCTTGAAATGTCTCTTTGTTTCAATTCTTCTTTGAGACACGAGAGCATCTTACTGAAGGCCCCTTTTTTCCGATACGCCTGAAGGACTGCCACATTTTCAATGTAGTACGCTTGGGAATCCGGCTTCATGAGGGGGTCGGCGTCCTTTAATTCATCCACGGCGATATTGTGAGGGATGGCAAAAAGAAAGCCCACCTCTTTTTCGTCGCTATGCAGCACGACATGAATATTGTCCTCTTTGATGAGCATTTGACTGTAATACTCTTGAGGGTTGCCGCAGGCCCATCCCACAGGATAGACATCTCGACTGATCAAGACGGTAGTCTCCACGATCTTGTCATCGACCGTACGCACAACCTCCGCCTTTAACATGTCCGTCCTTCCACCAGATCTGCGTGTACGGCGAAGCCGCCCTGCCGTAGTTGAAAACCCATCACTATCTCCCTCATCATGATTGGCGCCTTGCCGGACTCTTGAAAGCTAAAACCGAGCTTCTTCTATTTAACTATTTTTGTCGCCTGCGTGCAAACGCAGGTTTTGAAACGAGCATCTCTTCATTTCGTAATGGTGATTTTTTGCAGCCATTCAGACACTTTGTTTTGTGCAACTTTGGCATCCCTTCCCCAAAAGGCAGCGCCATTAAGCACGATCGATTTTGGACAGAGTTTTGAAATATCGGTAACGCTCCGTCCGAGGCCGCTTCCTGCGTGTGTGCAAAATGGTACGATGGTCTTTCCCGACAAATCGTACAGAGACAAGAAGGTTTTCACCGGACCGGGCACGGTGCCCCACCAATTAGGGTATCCTATAAATACCAGATCGTACGATTTGATATTTTCGATCTTTGTCTTCAATTCCGGTTTATAGCCGGAATTGAGCTCCTGCCTTGCCTGTTTTACAACTGCATCGTAGTCATGAGGATAGGGCGCCTTAGCCTCAATCTCAAAAGCATCGCCGCCCACACCCCGGCGGATGTGATCGGCGAATTCACGTGTGTTGCCACTATGGGAAAAATAGGCGACCAGTATCTTCCTGGTTGTGTCAACTTGCATGCTGCTCCTCCCGTATTTTTGCAGTTCCCGGCACGCGCCCGAAAATAGGGTTTATGTCTCTGTCTCCTGCCCGCGCCATGGTTACAAGGACTCTTTCTTTGATGCTTTTACGTATGATCCTTTCTTATCCGGCTTGTTGTTCTTGAAATAGTATAATGCTGAAACAATGCAGGTGGTAGACTAATCCTGCCAAATTATTGCCTGATAGCGCGACTCATTCGATAAAATATTGTACCCCGGGTTCGAGTCTGGTAAAATAAAGGCCGCCGATACGGGATGCGGCGAGGTTGCGACGCCTCGCCGGTAACGCCTCGGTCTAAAACAGGGAGGAAACACTGCAGGTTCTCATCAAGGCTTTTATCAGCGTTGCAATCATTCTTGCCGCCACGGCAATCGGAAAGAGGCTTCCCGCGGCGGCCGGGCTCATAGCCACCATGCCTCTTGCCGGGGCGCTGGTTCTTGTCTGGATATATTTGGAAAACAGGGGCGACCCGCGTATCATGCAAGCGTTTTCCAGGGGCGCGCTCTGGGGAATCCTGCCGAGCATCCTTTTCTATCTTGTAGCGTTCGTCTGCTTCAAAAAGGAGCTTCCACTTCCGATCGTTCTTGTGGCAAGCTTCGGTGTCTGGGCAATAGCCGCATGCATCCATCAACTGATGATCAAATGAAGGAGACCTTACCTGTTTCGCGCTTCAAACGGTCACAAGGAACGAATCACGTAAGCGTTTTTCCCGCTGACTGCCGCAGCTAAAGCCGAAACCATAGAGTGCTGCGAAAGGTGAGAAGCGGCTGCCTGTCATCTTTTCCCACCAAAAAGACGGCCCAGCCCTCTGCACTTTCACCTGAAGATATCTTCTTCCCGAAAAAGGTTGGATCCGGTGGCGCCGCGGACGGGGCATTGTACTCTTTGCCGTCGGAAGAGATGGCTGTAAAGTCTTCCTCACTCAATTCGTATACACAATCCCCTGGTTTTGTCCTTGCATAGAACTCAAGGCGTAGACGGGCAAGAACGTATTCGAAACCGACCTCGGGAGTCTCACGCGCGGGCGGAACTGATTTGATGCGTTTAAGCGCTCCCTCGCCGCGCGCGGTTTCCAGGACAGTGATTTTTACGTCATACGTTTGGTGCGAGTCATACCCGCTCCCGCATGAGATGATATCTGCCAGGGTTACTCCGATTGGCGCGGGATTAACCGGAGAATCGCCCGCCGGCAAGGAAGGGCTTTGAGCGTAAAGGCGGCCGGCTAAAATCGGCACGAGACATATCAAAAATAAGCAAGACAACATCTTCTTTCTCATTTAGCACTTCCTCCGTAGACGGTGCTCTTGGATGCAAAGCACGGGGACAGGAAACCCACTGTGCGTTCCTGCCCCCGCGAACTGTCCGATCATTTCCACTTGTCTACCGATGCACTCGTTATATAATCGAAGTTTCCAACATACCAGACAGGAAGTGTTTCTCCGCCCACTACTATTATGCTGATAGGGTCTTTCAGGATTATGCCGGGAACTTCGTATGGCTTCGGCGGATTATACTTCTTGACCGGAACTATTGTTTCCGGAGGCAGCTTCAACCACGATGCGAAGGGCTCGGTCCCTGATTTGCCTGCCTGGTAATCTTTGGGATAGGTGACCCAATACTCCCAGACCGGTATCATTATGTTGTCCTTGAGCCACTGTTCCAACTGTTCCTTGCTGCCGAAGCCTTCCACGTCTTTCATTCTTTTTGCGGCTGTCGGATCGAGCAGTATGGTTGCCTTCACCGTGCGATACGGCCCGACGGAATTAAAATCCTGTATCATAAACTTTATCAATTCCGAGTACCGGCATTGCTCAACGGGAGGCGAGCAGCGTGAATTGGCAAGCGCGTCACCGTAAATCAGATAATGGCCTGAGAAGACGCTTACAACGCTTTCTTCCGCTTTAAACCCTTTCTGGACATGGAAGGGTTTCCACCCTTCGGGCAGGCTCTGCTCTTTTTCTGGAAAACAAAGATTGTTGTAGTTCAAATTATTTCCGTGACTGCCCATGTAAACGGACCCGGGTGACCCTGCATTACCGAGATTCTTCGAAAGCAATGTCCAGGCTCGTCCGATGACGGCATTGGCCTCATTAAAGGGACCGAGCGCACCTATGCCGGCATTCATGTTGATCTTGTTGCGGATGGGTCCGTTCACGACTACCATTCTTGCGAACGAAGTTGTTGAGGTGAAGATAGCGGGCACCCCTGTTGACGCTATGGCCAGAATTACGGGGAAATGCTCCGGTTTGGCCCCTGCCATTACTGCATTGATGGCGACCTTCTCCACCGTGTAGGACCAGAATTCGCGTACCGAAGAGGCCTGCATCTTGCCTGCCAGTTCATCGGGCCTGTGACTCGTTCCTTTGAGCATGGCCCGTACTCTCTCTTCCGTGGGAAGCACGATGGGAAGTCCATCTGTAAAGCCGTTTGCATAGAAGAGGCGCTGGAGTCTTTCTTCCGTATCCGGACCGATGAGTCTTGAGCGTACCGGTCTCTGTATAAATCCCGTTTTCTTTTCCTCATCTGTCAAGGGTGAGGTAAGCGCAGAGACAAGCTCCTGAACGATGGGCCTACCCGTGACCGGATCATTGCCCGACAAATACTCCCGGCATGTGGCTGCCGGTATATTGGCAATCGGGTGAGGGGTAAAAACGAATCTCTGGCCGGGCATCCCCTTGTCCAGGGCAAAACCCTTTACAACATCTTCAAAGGCGAAAGTCATAACAGGTGCAGTAGGCACCCCCATTTTCTCAAGTTTCCAACAGTGCTCGACGACCGCCGGCGCACAGGTACTTCAGTGGCCGATGGCGAGTATGGCCGCATGGCCCTTCTCCTTGATTTCGGCCCACAACTTGGGATCGTCATCAAAGTAAGCCCCTCTCTTGTCCCTAAGTATCCAGTTGGTCTGAGGGAATTTCTGGGAAAGGAGTTTTTGCATCTCCTCAAGGAAAGGTTTAGTTCCGGGAAACTGGGTGTCTACGATGTAGACGGTTTTACCGGTCAAGGTATCGAGACGGGGCGCCATGGGTACTCTCGGTATGGGCGGAGGCGTCCCCAAAGGGTCCAACACCATGATCTTGCCTTCTTGCGCATGGGATACGGGCGAGAAGGGCAGACTCGCCGCCAAGAAAAACCCCATGAGCAACAGATTCACCAACTTCTTCATAGGCCTCCTCCTAGTTTTAAGTTTATTGAAACGCTCTGGATCTTTGTATCGTTCTACCGGAATTGTGAATCAGCATGGGCCCTCCACTTTCTGAAGGATCGTCGAACGGACTCGGGTTAAAGTTCTGTGCTTTAGATGCCGCGATTTGAAATTCCTATGTTGCAGTCGAACCTCAATATCCTCTGGAGCGATCAATTCAAGCTCAGAACCGTATAGTCTATTTTTCCTATTTTCCTACTTTTGCGAAGTGGTTGCAAATATTTTTTTGTGGCCGCCTCTTGAGCTTTGGCGAGAAAGGCGCACCCGGTGAGGCGCTTTTGATTTAAAGAAAGACCCTATTGGCTTAGCCTTCGCTTTTCCCTCTTAACAGCCGATACAACTGAGTTGCGAAGCGTTCCCGGGCCGAGGACCCTTTGTCACGATCGGCGAAGTCCCCTTCGTGAAAATGGATAAGAAAATCCCTCAGGTGGTCCTGCTTTCTGACCCAACTCAAAAGCCTCGAAAAGTCCTCCTCCTGCGAAAAATCATTGTTTCCTAGGATAAAGCCTTTACATTTATTGCACACGTATGCCTCGAGGGAATAGGTGTTTACGGGTTTGTCCGGATCAAAATCATGCCAGCACCAGCCCATGGCTTCGGTAAGAAATCTATCCCTTTCCTCGTCCATATCTGCCACCTCCGGCTTCACTATACCATGGAACGGCCCGGATCTTCGACTGATTGAGCTGGAAGTAAGTAATGCTTGAGGTTGACCCCGCAACCGAGGCGGGATAGCTTATGCCGTCCCAAAGATGCATTGGTGTATGCGTCCGATTAGAAAAGGATTGACGATTCGATTAGGTGTGATAGTATAGATTCATAAAAACGCATACATATGACTAGTGTGGTAAAAGCCATGCCCGACGGTTCAATAGATTTGACCAAAAGGAGGTATACCCATGATGAAATACTATGTATTTGTTGGTACGATCAGGCAGTGTTCTAACGCTGCAATGAATCATAAGGTTGTCTCGTTTACTATCGAGATAGATTTCGACAGTGACGTGCACAATGCGCCCAATTACCGTTCTTTTCATGCGGACTACGTAAGTGGGCCTGCCTTTGAGAAGGACTACAACATCCCTCAGGGGATAGATAAACACGGATATGACATGGCTCAGGCTGATCCATATGGCGCCCATGGCAGTATATTCTGTGCACCCAATGTGGGTGACGATTACGGGGACTCGCGGCTGGTGCTTTGGTCCACAAAAAAAATGGTGTCTCAATGGGCTGTGGGCGAGCTCGTGCAGGGCCATCAATTTGGGGGTGCACTCAACCCCACTATAGAATACGACCTGACGCTCGTCTGTGTCACTTCTCTACCATCGACGTTATCACCCCCGAGCGGGTTGCACGTCAAATAGATGATGCTGGATTGTCAGGAATGACATTCTCAAGCGGGCCCTCGTGAAGAGTCTCTCGTGCCTGGTGAAAGAGCTATACGGCGTCCCTAACGGACGCCAGGACGCCTCCGATATTCTGCATACGGTTGTGACGCCAGGACTTCTCGTGCGCATGAGATATGCCCCGACCGCAGGACGCCTCCACCGCCTACTGCTGACGACCGATATATCTTGACTAATCATGGTTGTCGTACGTATGATTACTGAGTCGGCCGCGCAGCGGACAAGACCCAATCAGGATGGAATGCTCGGCGTAAATTCGGTCCATCGGCCCCTGCCGCTAAAGAAACGTATGCACGATCCAGCATAACCTTAAGAGGCCCATAATGGATGAAAAACTGTCATGTCCCATATCAAAGGCTGCATGTATCGAATGTGGGCTTTTCAGAGGCCGACACGTACATTGTTCATTTTTCAAGAGGAATATCGAAACAGATATTCCTCACAAAGAGATCGAGCGTCGCCGTAGGGAGGCCGAAAAAGAGTTAACAGCGGAAGGGGTTTGGGACATAGTGAAGACGCCCAAGAAGACCCCCAAGGACTGACTTCAAACGGCGTGCTGATTATGGAAGAATCTATTTAGGGAGCTTAAACCCGCTTACCGCCTGTTCCAAAGCTATGGAGAGCTTGGCAAGCTCCGTGGCCGCCTCTGACGTCTGCCCGGAGCTTGCAGAGGTCTCTCTGGAAACAGATGCGATCTGCTCTATGTCCCTGTTTATTTCCTCGGATGTGGCGCTCATCTGTTCGGTGGCAGACGCTATCTGCTGGGACATGGCAAGAAGCTCGTTGACCCGCTCGACAATATCGTTGAGAGAATTACCCCCTTCAATCGAAAGTTGAACACCTGCCTCGGCCTTTCTTGTGGCATTTTCCATGGCAACGATGGCGTTCTTCACTCCGTCCTGTATTGCCTTGATCATGGTGCCAATTTCCGATGTCGCGTTGGCCGTTCTCTCGGCCAGTTTTCTGACTTCATCGGCGACAACGGCAAATCCCCTGCCCTGTTCTCCGGCCCGGGCCGCTTCGATTGCCGCATTCAGGGCGAGAAGATTGGTCTGGTCAGCAATATCGTTTATGACGTTGACGATTTCACCTATTTGGTTGGAACGGTCTCCGAGAGTTTTGATGAATGTGGAGGTTTCGTCCACGGTCTCGGCAATCTCCCTCACCTCCCTCACCGAATTGCCCACTATTTCCTGCCCGCCCTTGGCCACTTTCGCTGTCTCAGAAGCGGACTCTGCGATGTTGCCTGTGTTTCGCGCTATGTCAAGGATGGTCTGAGACATTTCCTCGGATGAGGTGGCAACCTGCGATGTCCTCTCCATTTGCAAAAGGGAGCCCTTGGACATCTGCTCTGCGCTGGCGCTCAATTGGTTTCCGGCTGACGAAATGTTGGCCGCCACGGATTTGACGTTCCCGATGATTTGCCTCCATCGTTCAATGAGTCCCTTGATTTCCACCATGTCCTTACCGAGCTCGTCCTTCCTGTTTACTCTGACGTCAATGGTAAGGTCTCCGCTGCCCAACAGATGATGCAGAGCGTTGAGTCTGCCTATGGGTGCTGTAATGCTGCGGACAAGCATGAAGGAGAAAAGACATCCGACGGTGATCCATCCCGCCAGGCTCACGACGATAATGAGCCAGGCACCCACGCTCAAATCAGGCATGGGGATTTTATCGATGCCGCGTATGCCCGCAGATACGACGAGCCAGAGAAGGACCGTTATCAGCATGAAGAACCCGAACCCGCCTGTCAGACGTAGGCCTATTCTGATATCCTTGAGTTTCATTGTGGTATATCCCCTTTTTACAATATATCGTTCAAACGCCCGCCTTCTTAAGCAGATATCCCTTGAGGCCGGCGCACCTCCGTCTCTTTCCGGATACCATGCCGCTTCACACCAATGCTCGGCGTGGGTTGTTTCATCGATCAAGTATTGTTCTTATTTTCGAAAGCAGATCATCGGGCACGATCGGTTTCTGTATGAAGTTGTATTCTTTTTCAAGGATCCCCTTGTCGATGACCACATCTCCCGTGTATCCGCTCGTGAAAAGAACCTTGAGATCCGCCTTTACCCTCCTCATTTCTTCGTATGCCTCCTTCCCATTTTTTCGAGGCATAACCACATCGAGAAAAGCAAGCGCGATGGCGTCTTTGTTCTCCATGAATTTCTCCACCGCGTTTTCTCCGTCGGTCGCTTCTATGACCGTATATCCAGCCTGAGACAGAATTGTCCTGGTGAGATTTCGCACCATCACCTCATCTTCAGCCACGAGGATCGTCTCTGTGCCGCCCTCAACGGCCGGAGATTTTACCTCTTTTTCCTGAGCGGCGGCCTTGACGGAGGGGATATATATATTGAATGATGTTCCTACTTCAGGCTCACTGTACACAGTAATGTACCCGTGGTGCTGCTTCACAATCCCGTAAACTATGGAGAGGCCGAGCCCTGTTCCTTTGCCCACCTCTTTTGTGGTAAAGAAGGGCTCAAAGATCTTTTCGACGGTCTTTGCATTCATTCCGAAGCCTGTATCGCCAACGCTGATTAAAGCGTACAATCCAGGTTCGCCATATCCGTGCTGTTGCAGAAATGTTCTGTTCAATTCGACTTCCCGTAATTCGATTGTCAGCTTACCACCATGCGGCATAGCATCCCGCGCGTTTGTGGCGAGGTTGAGGAGTATCTGGTCCATTTGAGAAATATCTGCCATGACGGTCACATTCTTCTCCGACGGAATAAGCTTGAGCTCGATATCCTCCGTTAGCAGCCGTCTCAAAAGCCTCTCCATGCTGTCGAGAATTGTATTGATCTTGATGGGTTTCAGCTCAATAATCTGTCTACGGCTGAAGGCGAGAAGATTCTGAGTGAGGTTTGCCGCCTTTTCTGACGATGACAGCATGTGCCCGACATAGACTCTCAACGGATCATCTTTGCCCATCTGCATCTGGAGCAGATTTCCATAACCGATGATGGCCGTGAGAATGTTGTTAAAGTCATGGGCGATACCCCCGGCGAGGGTTCCTATGGCCTCCATCTTCTGCGCCTGGAAAAGCTGAGTTTCAAGCACCTTCTCTTTGGTAATATCTATGACGGAGACCATGGCTGCCGGTCGACCGTTATAAACCGTTGTGCTCCCGAGGGCCTTGAGGGTGACAATACGGCCATCTTTTCGTATGGCCTTGAGATCATATTCGATGCGGGCCGTCTCGTCTGCCAGACGCTTTCTCACATTTTCCTCAACCATTTTCAAATCATCAGGATGAACGAAATCGCTGGGCCCCATTTTTCCGGCAAGCTCCTCCCGCGTGTATCCGTGGATCTCACAAAACCTCTTGTTCGCAAAGTGATAAACATTATCCTGTACGATGGCAACGCCGACGAGGGAGTTTTCTACGACATTACGGTAATTAATCTCCGACTCTCGAAGCGCTTCTTCAATGAGCTTTCGTTCGGTCACATCAATGATTGTGCCTATTGACGCGGGCCTACCCTCAAACATCGTATGAGAACTGTGGACCTCGATGTATCTTGTCCCCTGCGTTGGTGTGATGATTCTGAATTCGTGACCGGAAGAAACTGGCGGGCCTGATGATCCTGCCGCAGCGCCTTGTTCGAG comes from Syntrophorhabdaceae bacterium and encodes:
- a CDS encoding alpha/beta hydrolase, with amino-acid sequence MRTFIPSKLKYLFLFVALNLTALCVPGFCSAPTVGVTMLPALGPQSGPLTVWYPSQAVETERTMGPFVLKGAWDGEPVQGNRGLVILSHGTGGSGETYYDLARVLVAEGFVVAAPEHVGDNWRDHTKGGPASWRGRPAEVSQAIDHVQSEARFAALLDKGNVGVFGMSAGGLTALEFSGATWSLARLVTHCALHLEEDIRFCAFGEVRAAGGRGLDEQTIKRLKTQLATGAQSGMVDATEYSYEDKRVKAVVAAVPASALIDPASLRTPRVPTALIAADMDQELAPKWHVLAIEMACTTCVVLATLEHGGHMSILSPMPQGIAHDLGPWAEDPPGFDRKVLTRVYKDIALFFRSHILGKDEAAPGKI
- a CDS encoding NAD(P)H-dependent oxidoreductase, giving the protein MKRLSGSLPHVIIAVYTLLICSSHVQLASVKLASLAALIIIGAIVAGQRGASPVVKAYLVYFVLNAAGLWLAPGESMRVLGTLPASLLYACFLAVAIVPPLAGGTYFTEYFARKTTPEILWKTELFKKINRNMSWIWCGLFAASLVVGAIPVLFQLQRNAIMAVAFQILLPALIQLGIGVQVNKRYPAYYQRKIGISPAQMSQAGAARDVAVQAKSESQKEQTMEDNYKVVIINGTPHGAIGNTSQMTQMVAQALKTEGIATEEIFLAQKRIEFCVGCGVCLEKGRCWRNDDHASIVATLLEAHGLILASPVYFGHVTAQMKVFLDRSLAFGHKPRTTWKPGLAVSVSAGKGETATAAYLSGVLGTYGAFSVGALTSIAVGPGGFLGKEAVEARARDLARDLARAIKDKRSYPVTDNMLTNYLFMGDLVSREKEFMRDDYRYWQDSGLYAGFEAFVGQTFTKQVVNDEMRKEWIKQMVAQEAAQTRQKKEKPAEATKPAHSISCRELIRNMPQGFNREAAGDMKAVYQFDITGSEVFTAHLVISDRTCTYVDGPAPKPDVIIKSPAEVWLAISNGELSGQVAFMSGKYKVEGDLGLLMKLSQVFRA
- a CDS encoding MerR family transcriptional regulator, with amino-acid sequence MIKKTSRDTLRMKDLTEATGLPKSTILHYVAQGLLPEPTRTGRNMAYYNPACIERAKFIKRMQGRYSFPLDRIKKLLRLSDEGKDITHLVELDAVIFGAEEAVSVDEKEYLRATGLTREELSELLAANLILPWADGSYRPDDIEAGRALAAALKRGIKARDLTFFVRAARDLSDHMMRLRERLTSHLPDEEDARVTAELTHGARLLRNYVLDHTFQRRVSAAKSLKDKELLS
- a CDS encoding GNAT family N-acetyltransferase; this translates as MLKAEVVRTVDDKIVETTVLISRDVYPVGWACGNPQEYYSQMLIKEDNIHVVLHSDEKEVGFLFAIPHNIAVDELKDADPLMKPDSQAYYIENVAVLQAYRKKGAFSKMLSCLKEELKQRDISRISLHARVSNSLSRNIQRNMNIVEVRRIERWQYYDYKEPTDYIVAEW
- a CDS encoding flavodoxin, whose amino-acid sequence is MQVDTTRKILVAYFSHSGNTREFADHIRRGVGGDAFEIEAKAPYPHDYDAVVKQARQELNSGYKPELKTKIENIKSYDLVFIGYPNWWGTVPGPVKTFLSLYDLSGKTIVPFCTHAGSGLGRSVTDISKLCPKSIVLNGAAFWGRDAKVAQNKVSEWLQKITITK
- a CDS encoding DUF3147 family protein; the encoded protein is MGKRLPAAAGLIATMPLAGALVLVWIYLENRGDPRIMQAFSRGALWGILPSILFYLVAFVCFKKELPLPIVLVASFGVWAIAACIHQLMIK
- a CDS encoding UGSC family (seleno)protein, producing MPTAPVMTFAFEDVVKGFALDKGMPGQRFVFTPHPIANIPAATCREYLSGNDPVTGRPIVQELVSALTSPLTDEEKKTGFIQRPVRSRLIGPDTEERLQRLFYANGFTDGLPIVLPTEERVRAMLKGTSHRPDELAGKMQASSVREFWSYTVEKVAINAVMAGAKPEHFPVILAIASTGVPAIFTSTTSFARMVVVNGPIRNKINMNAGIGALGPFNEANAVIGRAWTLLSKNLGNAGSPGSVYMGSHGNNLNYNNLCFPEKEQSLPEGWKPFHVQKGFKAEESVVSVFSGHYLIYGDALANSRCSPPVEQCRYSELIKFMIQDFNSVGPYRTVKATILLDPTAAKRMKDVEGFGSKEQLEQWLKDNIMIPVWEYWVTYPKDYQAGKSGTEPFASWLKLPPETIVPVKKYNPPKPYEVPGIILKDPISIIVVGGETLPVWYVGNFDYITSASVDKWK
- a CDS encoding methyl-accepting chemotaxis protein, coding for MKLKDIRIGLRLTGGFGFFMLITVLLWLVVSAGIRGIDKIPMPDLSVGAWLIIVVSLAGWITVGCLFSFMLVRSITAPIGRLNALHHLLGSGDLTIDVRVNRKDELGKDMVEIKGLIERWRQIIGNVKSVAANISSAGNQLSASAEQMSKGSLLQMERTSQVATSSEEMSQTILDIARNTGNIAESASETAKVAKGGQEIVGNSVREVREIAETVDETSTFIKTLGDRSNQIGEIVNVINDIADQTNLLALNAAIEAARAGEQGRGFAVVADEVRKLAERTANATSEIGTMIKAIQDGVKNAIVAMENATRKAEAGVQLSIEGGNSLNDIVERVNELLAMSQQIASATEQMSATSEEINRDIEQIASVSRETSASSGQTSEAATELAKLSIALEQAVSGFKLPK